The bacterium genomic sequence CCCAGCGCGCCTCGCTCTCGATGGGCCCTATCTCGTCAACGGGATCGCCCGTGACGTTCATGATGCGGCCCAGGGTCGACCTTCCCACCGGAACGGTGATGGGTCCGCCTGTGTCCTCGCCTTCCATCCCGCGGATAAGACCGTCGGTGGAACTCATGGCCACTGTCCTGACGACGTTGTTGCCCTCGTGGGACTGGACCTCGGTGATGAGGTCGATCTTCCGCCCCCCGGATTCCGCCCGGATCCTGATGGCGTTGTAGATGGCGGGCAGTTTGGCGGGCTCGAACTCAAGGTCAATAACGGGCCCGATGATCTGTGTGATTCTGCCGATGTTCTTCACGGAGTGTTCCCCCTTGTTAATGAGGTCTCGTGTTCTTTGCTGGTATCTCATACAGCCGTGGCCCCATGGCTACGGCCGGCTTATTTCATCGCTTCCTTGCCGCTGACAACCTCGATGAGCTCGGTGGTTATCGCAGCCTGGCGTGTCCTGTTGAACAGGAGGGTCAGCTTGTCGATCATCTCCTCGGCGTTCTTGCTCGCCGCCTCCATGGCGGTCATCCGGGCACCGTGCTCGCTGGCTATCGACTCCAGGAAGACCCTGTATACCTGGACGTTGATGTGCCGCGGCAGGAGCTCTTTTAGAAGGACTTCCTCGGAGGGCTCGAAGGTGTATTCCACCGCGTTGACCTCTTCCGTGATGTCCATGGGCTTGATGGGCAGCAGCTGCTCCACGATGACCTTCTGCTGGATAGCCGACTTGAACTCGTTATAGACCATGAAGACCTGGTCGAACTCCTCGCTGAGGTAGTTTTCAACCATGTCGTTTCCGATGGCGGCAGCGTGCGAGAACGAGATGTCGGAAAGGATGTTCAGGGACACTTTCCGGATTTTTCTATCCCGGCGCTTGAAGTAATCGGAAGCCTTCCGGCCGACGAGGTGGAGGGTGAACTCCCAGTTCGGGTGCTCATTCATGAACCGCTCGGCCCGCCGGATGATGTTGGAGTTGAACGCTCCGCAAAGCCCCCGATCGGAGGTCACCACCAGCAGGTCCACCTTTTTCGGCTCCCTTGTAACGAGGAGAGGGTGGGCCTGGGGGTTGGTTCTCAGGGCGAGGCTCGAAAGAACCTCCAGCATCTTGTGAGCATAGGGCCGCGACGCCAGGATGGCTTCCTGGGCACGGCGAAGCCTTGATGCCGCCACCATCTTCATGGCCTTGGTGATCTGCTCGGTGTTCTTGACCGACGTGATCCGCCGCTTGATATCCCTCAGGGTGCTCATGTGTTGTCTCTGTTCTCCTTAGGGTCGAAGTCTTCCGCTCGCTCTGCTCACTATCCGTAAACGAACTCTTCCTTGAACCTGGCAAGGGCGCCGTCCATCCTGCCCTTGATGTCGTCGGTAAACTCGTTTTTCTCGGCCAGTTCTTGCATGAGCTCGCCATAACGGTTGTCCATGAAGTGGTAAAGCTCAACCTCGAACTTGCCCAGGGCTTCCACGGGGTAGCCGTCGATGTGTCCGTTGGTGGCAGCATAGATGAGGACAGCCTGCTTGGACACCGGCAGAGGCACATACTGGCCCTGCTTGAGGATCTCCACCAGCCTCTCGCCCCGTGCCAGCTGCATCTGGGTCGCCTTGTCAAGATCCGACCCGAACTGGGCGAAAGCCGCCATTTCACGGAACTGGGCCAGTTCGAGGCGAAGCCGGCCTGCCACCTGCCGCATGGCGCGCACCTGGGCGGAACCGCCGACCCTGGATACCGAGATGCCCACGTTGATGGCGGGCCTGATGCCCGAAAAAAACAGGTCGGACTCGAGGAAGATCTGTCCGTCGGTGATGGAGATGACGTTGGTGGGGATGTAGGCCGAAACGTCACCGGCCTGGGTCTCGATGATGGGCAGGGCCGTCAGGGAGCCCCCACCCTCTGCGTCGCTCATCTTGGCGGCGCGCTCCAGAAGTCTTGAGTGGAGGTAGAAGACGTCCCCGGGGTAGGCCTCGCGGCCGGGGGGGCGACGGAGAAGCAGGGAAAGCTGCCTGTAGGAGGCGGCGTGCTTGGAAAGGTCGTCGTAGATAACCAGGGCGTGCTGACCGTTGTCCCTGAAGTGCTCGCCCATGGAGCACCCGGCGAAGGGTGCGAGGAAAAGCAGGGGGGCCGGCTCGCTGGCGGTTGCGGCGACGATGATGGTGTACTCCAGGGCGCCCTGCTCTTCCAGGTCACGGGCGACACGGGCCACGGTAGACGCTTTCTGTCCCACCGCGACGTAGATGCAGATGACCGGGTCGGGGGAGTGCTGCTGGTTGATGATGGTGTCGATGGCCACAGCCGTCTTGCCTGTCTGGCGGTCGCCGATGATGAGCTCCCTCTGGCCGCGGCCGATGGGGATCATGGAATCGATAGCCTTGATGCCGGTCTGGAGTGGCTCCTTAACCGGCTGGCGCTTGACGATACCGGGTGCGATAACCTCTACCAGGCGGGTGGCTTCGGCCTCGATGGGGCCCTTGCCGTCGATGGGCTGGCCCAGGGCGTTGACCACCCTGCCGAGCAGGCCTTTCCCGACGGGGACCTCAACGATTCGCCCGGTGCGCTTGACGATGTCGCCTTCCTTGATGAGCTGATATTCACCAAGAAGGACAATACCCACGTTGTCCTCCTCGAGGTTGAGCACCATCCCGAAGACCTCCCCGGGCAGCTCGACGAGCTCACCGGCCATGGCGTTCTCGAGGCCGTGAACACGGGCGATCCCGTCACCGGTGGACAGGACGATCCCTGTCTCCTTGACGTCAACCGTCTTTTCAAACCCCTCGATCTGTTTCCTGATAATCTCGGTTATCTCTTCAGCTCTTATCTGCATCGCGACCTATCTCCCCTTGCTGAGGCTGTCTTTGATCAACGCCAACTGGTTCTTGAGGCTTCCGTCGTAGACCTGGCTGCCCATGTAGGCGACCACGCCTCCGAGCAGGCTCTCGTCCTCCTCGATCTCGAGGATGACGTCCTTTCCGGATATCCTGGAAAGGGCCTCCTTTATCTTGTCCTTCTCTTTGTCTTCAAGTTTCGAGGCCGAAACGACCATGGCCCTGGTTCGGTTTGTCAGCTGGTCCGACAGATCCCTGTACGACCGTGAGATCTCACCGATGCCGAGGATCCGGTTCTTCTCGTTGAGAACGTGGATGAACCGCATGGTCAGTTCCTGGATGCTCCCTTTTCTGAGGATCTCCTCCAGGACCTTTTCCTTGATCTTATGGGCTATGGTGGGATCCGAAAATACGTTGACCAGGTCCGGGTTTTCGGCGAACAGCCCGGAGATCTGCTCCAGTTCCTGCCCGACCTCGGTTACAGAGCCGGCTTCCTGCGCCAGGCCGATAACCGCCTTGGCATAACGTTTTGCCAGGACGAACCCGATCACTGGTTGGCCTCCAGCTTCTCCAGATATTCTGCGACAAACCTCTGGTGGTCCTCAGGGGTTACCTTCCGGCTGATGATCTCCTCAGCCAGGGCCACGGCAGCCGCTGCCGCCTCCCGCGTCAGGATATCCTGGGACTTCTTGAGTTCCTGTTCAATGGCCGCCGCGGCCTCTACTTTGAATTTTTCCACCGAGGCCTCGGCGTCGGATAAAATCCTCGCCTTCTCCACTTCCGCTTCTTCCCTGGCGTTGGCGATGAGCTCCTCGATCTCCTTGTCCACCCCGGCCAGCCGATCCTCGGCTTCCTTCATGCGGACCTCGGCCTCCTTGCGTGCCGCCTCGGCATTCCGGATCATGGTGCGTACCGACTCGATGCTGTTGCGGACGGCCTCCACAGCCGGTTTCCGGGCGAAGTACAGGAGAGCGCCTACCAGGACCGCGAAGTTGATGATCCGCATGACCAGGTCGTAGATGGCCTTGCCCCCGCCCTCGTTTCCTTCACCGCCGGTAGCGGCGAAAGCCAGCACGGGCACCAGGGCCGCGGCCAGAACCAGAACAAACCGCCCAGGGGCAGGTCGCATCAAAATTTTCATGGTTGTCCTCACAACGCCCTCCCCACCAGCCTGGCTATAATAGCCTGGGCGAGGGAGTTCGCTTCACCCTGAAGGGCCTGCCTGGAAAGTTCGGCCTGTTCAGCGATCTTCTTCCTGGCGCTCTCGAACTCCGCGTCACTGTCTTCCCGGGCCTTCAGGAGGACCCTTCGGAACTCGCCAAGGGCCTCGTTTCGAAGGGAGGTCCTGATCCCCATGGCTTTCAGCTTGGCGCTGTGCAGCCTGGACTCGTACTCCTCGATAGTCTCCTGTGCAAGGCCGCCCAGCCGCTTTTTCATTTCGGCGGACTCCTTGACGAGAGCCTCCCTTTCGTCCAGGACGCGAAGAACGGGCCTGAAAAGCAGGTAGTTGAGAATTACCAGTAAAATCAAAAAGTTGGCAAGCTGGACCAATAAGGTAAAGTTAACGCTGATCAAGTCGGCCTCCGGCTCATTGTATACAAAATATTGTATGTCAAAGCGACCCTCAAACTATTAGAAGACGCTTTGACTGTCAACCGTTTTTCCCGTGCCGACAGTCGTTGGAACCTGCCCCTGACAACCTTGAAAATTTTTCTTCGAGCCACTCTGCCAGTCCATCAACCCTTGACAACGAAGATCAGGAGAAGGGCGATGACAAGGGCGTAGATACCCGTGGACTCGGCAACCGCCTGCCCGACAAGCATGGTCCTGGTGAGAAGGCCCGCCTGGTCGGGGTTTCTTCCGATAGCTTCGCAAGCCTTGCCGGCGGCAAAACCCTCGCCGATGCCGGGGCCGATGGCTCCAAACCCCATGGACACACCCGCACCCAGAAGAGCCGCTGCGCGGATCAGTTCAATTCCT encodes the following:
- the atpE gene encoding ATP synthase F0 subunit C encodes the protein MEITGIELIRAAALLGAGVSMGFGAIGPGIGEGFAAGKACEAIGRNPDQAGLLTRTMLVGQAVAESTGIYALVIALLLIFVVKG
- the atpH gene encoding ATP synthase F1 subunit delta — encoded protein: MIGFVLAKRYAKAVIGLAQEAGSVTEVGQELEQISGLFAENPDLVNVFSDPTIAHKIKEKVLEEILRKGSIQELTMRFIHVLNEKNRILGIGEISRSYRDLSDQLTNRTRAMVVSASKLEDKEKDKIKEALSRISGKDVILEIEEDESLLGGVVAYMGSQVYDGSLKNQLALIKDSLSKGR
- a CDS encoding ATP synthase F0 subunit B, encoding MKILMRPAPGRFVLVLAAALVPVLAFAATGGEGNEGGGKAIYDLVMRIINFAVLVGALLYFARKPAVEAVRNSIESVRTMIRNAEAARKEAEVRMKEAEDRLAGVDKEIEELIANAREEAEVEKARILSDAEASVEKFKVEAAAAIEQELKKSQDILTREAAAAAVALAEEIISRKVTPEDHQRFVAEYLEKLEANQ
- the atpG gene encoding ATP synthase F1 subunit gamma, with translation MSTLRDIKRRITSVKNTEQITKAMKMVAASRLRRAQEAILASRPYAHKMLEVLSSLALRTNPQAHPLLVTREPKKVDLLVVTSDRGLCGAFNSNIIRRAERFMNEHPNWEFTLHLVGRKASDYFKRRDRKIRKVSLNILSDISFSHAAAIGNDMVENYLSEEFDQVFMVYNEFKSAIQQKVIVEQLLPIKPMDITEEVNAVEYTFEPSEEVLLKELLPRHINVQVYRVFLESIASEHGARMTAMEAASKNAEEMIDKLTLLFNRTRQAAITTELIEVVSGKEAMK
- the atpA gene encoding F0F1 ATP synthase subunit alpha, with the protein product MQIRAEEITEIIRKQIEGFEKTVDVKETGIVLSTGDGIARVHGLENAMAGELVELPGEVFGMVLNLEEDNVGIVLLGEYQLIKEGDIVKRTGRIVEVPVGKGLLGRVVNALGQPIDGKGPIEAEATRLVEVIAPGIVKRQPVKEPLQTGIKAIDSMIPIGRGQRELIIGDRQTGKTAVAIDTIINQQHSPDPVICIYVAVGQKASTVARVARDLEEQGALEYTIIVAATASEPAPLLFLAPFAGCSMGEHFRDNGQHALVIYDDLSKHAASYRQLSLLLRRPPGREAYPGDVFYLHSRLLERAAKMSDAEGGGSLTALPIIETQAGDVSAYIPTNVISITDGQIFLESDLFFSGIRPAINVGISVSRVGGSAQVRAMRQVAGRLRLELAQFREMAAFAQFGSDLDKATQMQLARGERLVEILKQGQYVPLPVSKQAVLIYAATNGHIDGYPVEALGKFEVELYHFMDNRYGELMQELAEKNEFTDDIKGRMDGALARFKEEFVYG